Proteins encoded in a region of the Actinomycetes bacterium genome:
- a CDS encoding FCD domain-containing protein has protein sequence ARRGADSRLHLRIAELAGSPLLLAAVTDAQLRIGELLAAIPVLSANLAHSDRQHAAVVEAILAGEAERASRMMAEHCDATSALLRGFLG, from the coding sequence GGGCCCGCCGGGGAGCCGACTCGCGGCTGCACCTGCGCATCGCCGAGCTTGCCGGCAGCCCGCTGCTGCTCGCCGCGGTGACCGACGCCCAGCTGCGGATCGGCGAGCTGCTGGCCGCCATCCCGGTGCTCTCGGCCAACCTCGCGCACTCCGACCGACAGCACGCGGCCGTCGTCGAGGCCATCCTGGCGGGCGAGGCCGAGCGGGCGTCCCGGATGATGGCCGAGCACTGCGACGCCACCTCGGCCCTGCTGCGCGGTTTCCTAGGGTGA